Below is a genomic region from Halostella litorea.
TTCGCCGCCTCGACGGCGTTTCTCGGCCCCATCGGCTACCAGACGAACCTGTTCGTCTACGGGCCCGGCGGCTACCGCTTCACCGACTACTTCCGGATCGGCGCGCCGCTCCAGATGTTGCTCTCGGTGGTCACGGTCGGCGGGATCGTCCACTTCTGGGGGGTGTGACGGCGACCGCCGCCCGCCGCGGGCGCCCCGTCGAATCACTTCCGCTCCGGGGTTTGCCAACCTTCATAGGGGATAACGAACTAAGGGGTGGTGAATGGCCCAGGCGGAGAACACGGAACTCGTCGACTCGTTCGAGCAGTTCTACCGGTCGTACTACCGCGACGAGATCGGCGCGCTCGCCCAGCGCTACCCGAACGAACAGCGCTCGCTGTACGTCGACTGGCAGGACCTGTACCGCTACGACCCCGACCTGGCCGACGACTACCTCTCGAAGCCCGAACAGCTCCGGGAGTACGCCGAGGAGGCGCTCCGGCTGTACGACCTCCCGGTCGACGTGAGCCTCGGGCAGGCCCACGTCCGCATCCGGAACCTCCCCGAGACGACGGAGATACGGGAGATCCGGTCCCGGCACGTCAACAAGCTGGTCGCCGTCCGCGGCATCGTCCGGAAGGCGACCGACGTCCGGCCGAAGATAGAGGAGGCCGCCTTCGAGTGCCAGCGCTGTGGCACGCTGACGCGGGTCCCCCAGTCCAGCGGTAACTTCCAGGAGCCCCACGAGTGCCAGGGCTGCGAGCGGCAGGGCCCCTTCCAGATCAACTTCGACCAGTCCGAGTTCGTCGACGCACAGAAGGTCCGCATCCAGGAGAGCCCCGAGGGGCTGCGCGGCGGCGAGACGCCCCAGGCCATCGACGTCCACGTCGAGGACGACATCACCGGCGAGGTGACGCCGGGCGACCACGTCGCGGCGACGGGCGTCCTCAACCTCGAACAGCAGGGAAACCAGCAGGAGAAGTCGCCGATCTTCGACGTGTACATGGACGGCGTCTCCGTCACGATCGAGGAGGAGGACTTCGAGGACATGAACATCACCGAGGAGGACAAGCAGGCCATCGTCTCCCTCTCCAACGAGCCGGACATCTACGAGCGGATGGTCGGCTCCATCGCCCCCTCCATCTACGGCTACGAGCAGGAGAAGCTCGCGATGATCCTCCAGTTGTTCTCCGGCGTCACCAAGCACCTCCCCGACGAGACCCGGATCCGCGGCGACCTGCACATGCTGTTGATCGGCGACCCGGGGACCGGCAAGTCGCAAATGCTGTCATATATCCAAAACATCGCCCCGCGGTCCGTCTACACCTCGGGCAAGGGGTCGTCCTCGGCCGGCCTCACCGCCGCCGCCGTCCGCGACGACTTCGGCGACGGCCAGCAGTGGACGCTGGAGGCCGGCGCCCTCGTGCTCGCGGACAAGGGCGTCGCCGCGGTCGACGAACTCGACAAGATGGCCGCCGACGACCGCTCGGCGATGCACGAGGCGCTCGAACAGCAGAAGATCAGCGTCTCGAAGGCCGGGATCAACGCCACGCTCAAGTCCCGCTGCTCGCTGCTTGGCGCGGCCAACCCCAAGTACGGCCGCTTCGACCAGTACGAGTCGATCGGCGAGCAGATAGACCTCGAACCGGCGCTCATCTCGCGGTTCGACCTGATCTTCACCGTCACCGACCAGCCCGACGAGGAGGAGGACCGCAACCTCGCCGAGCACATCCTGACGACGAACTACGCGGGGGAGCTGAACACCCAGCGCACGGAGATGGCGTCGCCGGACGTGACCCGCGACGAGGTCGCGGAGGTGACCGAGGAGGTCGACCCCGAGATCGAGGCCGAACTCCTCCGGAAGTACGTCGCCTACGCGAAGCAGAACTGCCACCCGCGGATGACCGACGCGGCCCGCGAGGCGATACGGGACTTCTACGTCGACCTCCGGGCGAAGGGACAGGACGAGGACGCCCCCGTCCCCGTCACGGCCCGGAAGCTGGAGGCGCTCGTCCGCCTCGCGGAGGCCAGCGCCCGGGTCCGGCTCTCGGACACGGTCGAGGAATCCGACGCCGAGCGCGTCATCGAGATCGTCCGGTCCTGCCTGCAGGACATCGGCGTCGACCCGGAGACGGGGCAGTTCGACGCCGACGTGGTCGAGACGGGCACCTCCAAGACCCAGCGCGACCGCATCCGCAACATCAAACAGCTCATCGGCGACATCGAGGAGGAGTACGACGAGGGCGCGCCGATCGACGTGGTGCTGGAGCGCACCGACGAGATCGGCATGGACCACTCCAAGGCCGAACACGAGATAGAGAAGCTGAAACAGCAGGGCGAGGTGTACGAGCCCCAGACCGACCACCTCCGGACGACGTAGATGGACCGGATCGCCGCACTCCGGAACGTCGAGGACGCGCTCGCCGAGTACGAGCGCGGCGAGACCGACCTGGAGAGCCTCGAACGCGAAGTGGTCGGCGTGGTTCGGACGTACGCGACCGAGTTCGAGGGCGGCCTCGCGCCGTACCGGGCGCGGGGCGACGGGCCGGCCGCGGGGCTGGTCGTCGTCGCCGAGTCCCGGCGCGAGGCCCGCGACCGCGTGCGCGAACTCGCCGACGTGGACCGCGACGTGACCGTCGAACGCGTCGACGAGTGACCGGAAGGGTTTTGCCCCGACGACCGATTTCAACGATCAGTTCGGTTCGCTAATGAGTGATCGTATCGACTCGCTCGAGGGAGCGTCGTCCGTGCTCGTCCTCTCGCCGACCGGCGGCGACGACGGGGACACGTGTATCGACCTGCTGTCACCCTCCGACCCGGCGTCGACGAACCTGCTTTTCGTCTCGTTTACCGGCCGGCCACAGGACCGCCTCGGCCGGTGGATAGCACGGGCGGGCGGCCGGCCGGCGTCGTCGCACCTCGTCGCCTCGCGGGACGTCGCGGAGCGGCTCGACCCCGACGGGCCGAGGCCCGACGACGTCGACCACGTCGGCTCGCCGAACGACCTGACGGGGCTCAGCATCCGCGTGAGCGAGGTGCTAAACGAGTGGGACGGCTCCGAGGCCCGGAGCGCGGTCTGTTTCGACTCCGTCACCGCGTTGCTCCAGTACGTCGACGTCCGGACCGCCTACGAGTTCCTCCACGTGCTGACCGGCCGGCTCTACGCGTTCGGCGCGACGGGCCACTTCCACCTGGACCCGGACGCACACGACGCGACGACCGTCGCGCAGATGCAGACGCTGTTCGACGCCGTGGTGACCGTCAACGGCGGCGGCGTCACCGTCCGCCGGCAGTAGATTGCAGTAGAAAAATACTAAATTTATGCACCCGATCCACCGGGTGTGCTACTCGTCGTCACCTACTCGCAGGCGGCGCGACAGACGCTGCGGAACGCCTGTTCGAGCCACGAGGGGACGGTCGTCCGGCGGTTCGGCCGCGCGGCGCTGTTCGAGGAGACGGAGCTGGGTGCGCTGCTCGCGCTTCGGCTCCGGGAGAAACACGGTGGGGACGTGCAGGTCGAGCGAACGGAGCCGTTCAACGAGTTCGCCGACGCGCCGGCGGCCGTCCGGGAGGCGGCGGCCGCCTACGAGGCCCGGGACGCGCCGAGCACGCCGTACCCGAAGTTCGCCGCCGGGACGGAGCACCCGTCGCCGGAGCGGCTTCGCGACCGGGAGCTGTGAGGGTCGAACTGGCCGACGAGGTCCGGGAGGGCCGAGCGGTAGCCCTCCGGGACCGCGACGTCTCGCCCGAAACGGTCGCGGCGGCCGTGCGCGAGGGCGAATGGATCGACTGCCCCGAGCCGGGCGCGGTCCACGAGCGGGTGTCCCCGGTGACGGCCGACGCGTCGCCGTCGGTGCGGCCGGCGTTGGCCGCCGCGGCGCGGTCGCGGGGGCTGACCAGCCCGGTCGACGACGCGCTCGCCGACGCCCGGGCGGAACTGGCCGCCATCGACCCGCCGCCGATCGATCACGAGGCCGCCCGGAAGCGGGTCGCCGAGGCGGGCGAACGCGAGGCGGCGCTCGACGAGCGCGTCGCCGAACTCCGCGGCCGGATCGACGCGCTCGCCGGCCGTGACGGCGAGCCCGGCGACGCCACGGACGAGCGGGCCGCGGCGATCCGCGAGCTCTCGGAGGTGCGGACCGAACGCGTCGCCGCCGAGCAGGCGCTCCGTGACGCCCGGGAGGCCGCGCGGGCGGCACGGGACGCCCGCGACCGCCGGCTCCGGCTGGAGGACCGGGTGCGGAACCTCCGGAGCGCCGCCCGCGAACACCTCTCGGCGGCCGTCGCCGAGCCGTTTGCCGACGCCGTGGCCGCCGTCCCGGGCGAGGGACGGGTCGCCGACGAGCCGGCTGGGTTCGAGGGCGACCCCGTGACCGCGGCGCTCGCCGTCGTCCGCGTCGCGGCGGTCGACGCGCCTGTCGTCCTCGCCTGCGACCGCTTCGACTCCGCGGCCGCGGCGGCCGACACGCTCGACGCGCCCGTCCTCACGGTTTAAGTAGGAGAGCGCGGCCAGCGTCGCCATGGTCGAGGTCGAGTGCCGGACGCGACGCGAGGGCGACGTGACGCTCGTCGCGGCGGTCGTGGCGAACAGGACGGAGGTACGGCGGCGGGTGCGCCTGGAGAGCGCGCTCGAGGGCCCCGTCCTGCCGCCGCGGCGACGCGGCGTGCCCGCCGAGGGGTGGGACGACGGCGGTGTCGAACTGGTGCTCGCGGCCGGCGAGCGCGAGGGCGTCGGCTTCGCCGCCACCGCGCCGCCCGCGTCGCCGCCGGTCGAGGTGGTCACGGACGAGCGCGTGTTGCCGGACGAACCGGCGAGCGACGGTGGCGAGGACGCCGACGCGCTGGTCCGCCGGCTCGGTCGCGCCGCGCCGCCGCGGGACACCGTGCCGGCGACGGCGGTGAACGGCCCGGGCCGGGACGACCCCGCCGGAAGCGGCTCCGACGCCGACGTGCCGCCGCCCGTCGCCGAGTGGCTCGCCGCGGTCGAGGAGCGCGTGACCGTCGCGGAGGCCTGTGCCGACGCCGAGACGCTCGCGGACGCGACGGCGGCGGTCGGCGACGCGGGCGGGGTCGACGCCGTCGAGACGGCGGTCGAACGGGTCGACGACGACGCGGCGACGCTCCGCGCCGTCGAACGACGCGCCGCGGCGCTGGCCGAGCGGGCGGCGGCGAGCGCCGACGCGGCCCCCGTCGGGGCGCTCCGGACGCTGTCGTGATCCTCGCCGTCGCGGGCGGGAAGGGCGGCGTCGGGAAGTCGACCGTCGCGCTGAACCTCGGCGCGGAACTGGACGCCGTCGTCGTCGACGCCGACCTGGGGATGGCGGACCTCCCCGAGTCGACCGGCCCGGACCTCCACGACGTGCTGGCGGGGCGGGCGGACCCCGTCGAGGCGGTTCGGGAGGGCGGAGCCGTCGACCTGCTGCCCTGCGGGCGGACGCTGGCGGGGGCGCGGGCCGCCGACCCGACCGAACTGGTCGACGCCGTCGACGCCGTTGCCGCCGCCTACGGGACCGTCGTGGTCGACTGCCCGGCGGGGATGACGGCCGACGCCGGCCTGCCGCTGTTCGCGGCGGACCGCTCGGTGCTCGTCGCCCGCCCGGACGCGTTCGCCGTCGCCGACCTGGTCCGGACGCGGGAACTGGCCCGCGAACTCGCCGCCGGCGTGGCCCGCGTCGCGCTGAACCGGGCCGGGCCGTCGCCGCCGACCGACGACGTGGCGCGGGCGCTCGGCGCGCCGGTGACGGCGATCCCGGACGCCGCAGTCGTCGAGCGCGCACAGCGGGCCGGGACGCCCGTCGGCGAGGTTGCGCCCGGTTGCACGGCCGCCGAGCGGTTCCGGGCGCTCGCCGAGGCGGTCACGGGACCAGAAGCACCACGAGGGCGGCGGCGATGAACGCGACTTTCAGCGCCGTGTTCACGGCGATCACCTTCGAGCCGAACTCGGCCCCCCAGATCCCGTACTGGAACGGGATCGACCGCTTGAACGTCGAGACGGTGAAGGAGACGATGCCGCCGACGAGCATCGTCGCGACCGCGGTCCGCGGGGTGAACGGGTCGTCGAGGAACGGCGCGATGGCGACGGCCCCGCTGGTCGTGTCGAACGCGAAGACGGCGATCACGGGGACCGCCGCCCCGGGGAGCCCCAGCAGGTCGGTCAGCGGTTCGGCGACCGCGGTGGCCTCCCGGAGGTCGACCCTCGCCACCAGCACGCTGACGAGGAGGTAGACGACCAGCAGGCGGGGCAGGATGTCGAGCACCTTGTCCTTCGTGCTCGCGGCCGCGCCCCGGACCTTCTCGCTGAGCGTGCTCTCGTCGGGGTCGGGCCCCTCGACGTCGTCCGGGACGGCGACGGGGTCGACGTTCTCCTCGGAGAGGAAAAGCGCGCCGGCGAGCACGCCGACGACGGTGATGCCCAGGGCGATGGCGGCGCGGGTGCCGACGTACAGCAGGCCGACCTCCGTCCCGAGGATCGGGATCAGCACGGGCGCGTAGAAGGTGAAGATGTGCTGGACGAACCCGAAGAAGGTGTTGATGGTGACGGCGACGAGCGTCGCGCGGTCGTCGAGCGTGCCGGACTCGCGGAACTCCGCGAGCATGCCGTAGCCGGCGGTCGTCGAGGCCGTGGTCGTGAGGATCGCGGTGCCGACCTCGCGCGGGAGGTTCGCCGGGCCGGTCAGCGGCGCGGCCAGCCCCGCGATGTAGCGAACGGCCCCGAACTCCACCGCGAGGTTGGCGAGTCCGACGCCGACGGCGATGAAAAGCGTGATCTTGGCGACCCGGGGGACGACTGTCCCGGCCAGCAGTTCGACGATCCACTGCACGAAAGGAAGTGGTTCCGGCGCGGACTAATGCCCGTCGATCAGCAGTCCTCGGCGGCGTTCACCGCCTCCTCGGCGGCCTCCTGTTCGTCGGCCGCTTCGCTCCGGTCGCCGTCGGCCGCGGCCCGCGCGCTCGCCACGAAGTGCTCGGTGGCGGTCACGAGGTGGCCGCTGCGACACGCCGTGCGCTGGAGCGGCCCGGTGACGCGCTCCGGCGGGCGGGCGTCGAGCGCGGCGGTCGCCGTCTCGCCGGCCGCCCCGAACCGGTCGCCGGCGCGCTCGAACTCCGTCTCCGCGGCCGCGTACTCGTTGGCGTCGGCGCGGTCCCGGCCGGCCGACATGGCGGTCCGGCCGGCGATCAGGTCGCCGTTGGCCCCCGCGAGGGCGTGGAAGCCGTTCGTCAGCGACAGCAACTGGGCGTACGCCTCCCGGATCCGGGATACCTCGACGCTGTCGCGCGACTCCAGCACGTCGGCGCGCAGGTTCTCGACGTCCCCGCGGACGGCTTCGAGCCGCGTCTGGGCCTCGCCCGTCGCGTTCTCGACGTTCGTCACGAGTCCCTCGGCGCGGTCGTACTCCTCGTCCCGGATCGCGGTCTCGGCGTCGGCGGCGTCGGGTTCGACGTCGACGAGCGTCAGGAACGCCCCGTTCATCGCCTCGACGACGCGCACGTACGCCCGGACCTGGGCGACGGCGGTCGCCTGCTCGTCGGACGGTTCGCTCTCGATGCCGTCGAGTTCCGAGCGCGCGGCGTCGGCCCGGTCGGCGACGCCCGCGAACTCGAACGACTCGTCGGCCGCAAAGCGGTCCTGTGCCCCGGAGAGTTCGGCGAGCGCGGTGTTGAGTTCGCCGATGGCGGCCGCGATGGCCCTGTCGACTTCCCGGTTCCCGCCCGACGCCG
It encodes:
- a CDS encoding DUF7504 family protein, with the protein product MSDRIDSLEGASSVLVLSPTGGDDGDTCIDLLSPSDPASTNLLFVSFTGRPQDRLGRWIARAGGRPASSHLVASRDVAERLDPDGPRPDDVDHVGSPNDLTGLSIRVSEVLNEWDGSEARSAVCFDSVTALLQYVDVRTAYEFLHVLTGRLYAFGATGHFHLDPDAHDATTVAQMQTLFDAVVTVNGGGVTVRRQ
- a CDS encoding DUF7857 domain-containing protein encodes the protein MVEVECRTRREGDVTLVAAVVANRTEVRRRVRLESALEGPVLPPRRRGVPAEGWDDGGVELVLAAGEREGVGFAATAPPASPPVEVVTDERVLPDEPASDGGEDADALVRRLGRAAPPRDTVPATAVNGPGRDDPAGSGSDADVPPPVAEWLAAVEERVTVAEACADAETLADATAAVGDAGGVDAVETAVERVDDDAATLRAVERRAAALAERAAASADAAPVGALRTLS
- a CDS encoding DUF7855 family protein; the encoded protein is MLLVVTYSQAARQTLRNACSSHEGTVVRRFGRAALFEETELGALLALRLREKHGGDVQVERTEPFNEFADAPAAVREAAAAYEARDAPSTPYPKFAAGTEHPSPERLRDREL
- a CDS encoding minichromosome maintenance protein MCM, with amino-acid sequence MAQAENTELVDSFEQFYRSYYRDEIGALAQRYPNEQRSLYVDWQDLYRYDPDLADDYLSKPEQLREYAEEALRLYDLPVDVSLGQAHVRIRNLPETTEIREIRSRHVNKLVAVRGIVRKATDVRPKIEEAAFECQRCGTLTRVPQSSGNFQEPHECQGCERQGPFQINFDQSEFVDAQKVRIQESPEGLRGGETPQAIDVHVEDDITGEVTPGDHVAATGVLNLEQQGNQQEKSPIFDVYMDGVSVTIEEEDFEDMNITEEDKQAIVSLSNEPDIYERMVGSIAPSIYGYEQEKLAMILQLFSGVTKHLPDETRIRGDLHMLLIGDPGTGKSQMLSYIQNIAPRSVYTSGKGSSSAGLTAAAVRDDFGDGQQWTLEAGALVLADKGVAAVDELDKMAADDRSAMHEALEQQKISVSKAGINATLKSRCSLLGAANPKYGRFDQYESIGEQIDLEPALISRFDLIFTVTDQPDEEEDRNLAEHILTTNYAGELNTQRTEMASPDVTRDEVAEVTEEVDPEIEAELLRKYVAYAKQNCHPRMTDAAREAIRDFYVDLRAKGQDEDAPVPVTARKLEALVRLAEASARVRLSDTVEESDAERVIEIVRSCLQDIGVDPETGQFDADVVETGTSKTQRDRIRNIKQLIGDIEEEYDEGAPIDVVLERTDEIGMDHSKAEHEIEKLKQQGEVYEPQTDHLRTT
- a CDS encoding MinD/ParA family ATP-binding protein — encoded protein: MILAVAGGKGGVGKSTVALNLGAELDAVVVDADLGMADLPESTGPDLHDVLAGRADPVEAVREGGAVDLLPCGRTLAGARAADPTELVDAVDAVAAAYGTVVVDCPAGMTADAGLPLFAADRSVLVARPDAFAVADLVRTRELARELAAGVARVALNRAGPSPPTDDVARALGAPVTAIPDAAVVERAQRAGTPVGEVAPGCTAAERFRALAEAVTGPEAPRGRRR
- a CDS encoding DUF7856 family protein is translated as MRVELADEVREGRAVALRDRDVSPETVAAAVREGEWIDCPEPGAVHERVSPVTADASPSVRPALAAAARSRGLTSPVDDALADARAELAAIDPPPIDHEAARKRVAEAGEREAALDERVAELRGRIDALAGRDGEPGDATDERAAAIRELSEVRTERVAAEQALRDAREAARAARDARDRRLRLEDRVRNLRSAAREHLSAAVAEPFADAVAAVPGEGRVADEPAGFEGDPVTAALAVVRVAAVDAPVVLACDRFDSAAAAADTLDAPVLTV
- a CDS encoding DUF7854 family protein, whose amino-acid sequence is MDRIAALRNVEDALAEYERGETDLESLEREVVGVVRTYATEFEGGLAPYRARGDGPAAGLVVVAESRREARDRVRELADVDRDVTVERVDE
- a CDS encoding nucleoside recognition protein, whose amino-acid sequence is MQWIVELLAGTVVPRVAKITLFIAVGVGLANLAVEFGAVRYIAGLAAPLTGPANLPREVGTAILTTTASTTAGYGMLAEFRESGTLDDRATLVAVTINTFFGFVQHIFTFYAPVLIPILGTEVGLLYVGTRAAIALGITVVGVLAGALFLSEENVDPVAVPDDVEGPDPDESTLSEKVRGAAASTKDKVLDILPRLLVVYLLVSVLVARVDLREATAVAEPLTDLLGLPGAAVPVIAVFAFDTTSGAVAIAPFLDDPFTPRTAVATMLVGGIVSFTVSTFKRSIPFQYGIWGAEFGSKVIAVNTALKVAFIAAALVVLLVP